In one window of Zhihengliuella sp. ISTPL4 DNA:
- a CDS encoding alpha-ketoacid dehydrogenase subunit beta codes for MTIAEHETSVAPTDAGSVTTMTMAAALNRALADALAADRDVVVFGEDVGALGGVFRITDGLTARFGEDRCFDTPLAESGIIGTAVGMAMNGMRPVVEMQFDAFALPAFEQIVSHVAKLGNRTRGGMRMPLVIRVPFGGGIGGVEHHCDSSEAYYAHTPGLTVVSPSTPQDAYSLLRAAIVSPDPVVFLEPKKLYWSKGEVDTAVTAEIGAARIAREGTDVTLLAYGASVPLALEAAEVAAGEGRSVQVVDVRSLSPFDDETVTAAVRSTGRAVVIAEAPGFVSVASEIQARVFERCFEYLEAPVRRVTGFDTPYAPPKFEHWYLPDVDRVLDAIDTLHWEDDV; via the coding sequence ATGACCATCGCCGAGCACGAGACGTCCGTCGCCCCGACGGACGCCGGCAGCGTCACGACCATGACCATGGCCGCCGCTCTCAACCGCGCCCTCGCTGACGCCCTCGCCGCCGACCGCGACGTGGTCGTGTTCGGAGAGGACGTGGGAGCCCTCGGCGGCGTGTTCCGCATCACCGACGGGCTCACCGCCCGCTTCGGCGAGGACCGCTGCTTCGACACCCCGCTCGCGGAGTCCGGCATCATCGGCACCGCCGTCGGCATGGCGATGAACGGGATGCGCCCCGTGGTCGAGATGCAGTTCGACGCCTTCGCCCTCCCCGCGTTCGAGCAGATCGTCAGCCACGTCGCGAAGCTCGGCAACCGCACCCGCGGCGGGATGCGCATGCCGCTCGTGATCCGCGTCCCGTTCGGCGGCGGCATCGGGGGCGTGGAGCACCACTGCGACTCGTCCGAGGCGTACTACGCGCACACGCCCGGCCTCACCGTCGTGAGCCCGTCCACCCCGCAGGATGCCTACTCGCTGCTCCGCGCGGCCATCGTCTCGCCCGATCCCGTGGTCTTCCTCGAGCCCAAGAAGCTCTACTGGTCGAAGGGCGAGGTCGACACCGCGGTGACCGCGGAGATCGGCGCGGCGCGCATCGCCAGGGAGGGCACCGACGTGACCCTCCTCGCGTACGGAGCCTCCGTGCCGCTCGCGCTGGAGGCGGCGGAGGTCGCCGCAGGCGAAGGACGCAGCGTGCAGGTGGTCGACGTGCGCTCCCTCTCCCCCTTCGACGACGAGACGGTCACCGCGGCGGTGCGGTCCACGGGACGCGCGGTCGTGATCGCCGAGGCCCCGGGATTCGTCAGCGTCGCCTCCGAGATCCAGGCCCGGGTGTTCGAGCGCTGCTTCGAGTACCTGGAGGCGCCGGTGCGGCGGGTGACCGGGTTCGACACCCCGTACGCGCCGCCGAAGTTCGAACACTGGTACCTGCCGGACGTCGATCGGGTGCTCGACGCGATCGACACGCTGCACTGGGAGGACGACGTATGA
- a CDS encoding dihydrolipoamide acetyltransferase family protein — protein sequence MSTPVKTAARVFRLPDLGEGLTEAGLVQWLVAVGDTITTDQAIAEVETAKSVVELPSPFAGVVIALHGTPGDTIDVGAPVLEVADPGSEETASAPETPAAQPEHEAYRQEERAGSGNVLIGYGTSASASTGRRRRPAAPRPTPAPASTAPALAAPATAPASPAPASREPARPAPVAVRSPLVRRLARDLGLDVHAISPTGADGAITRADVLRAAVDHAVDGVAAAPAPTSATASTGEIDGLPVRSRERLSSLRRTVSARLARSRSEIPEATVWVDVDATELWDLRGQMAPDGAKAPSITALLARFVLLALEDYPVLASRLSDDGSELISFDGVNLGVAADTERGLLVPVVAHAHRLTVADLDAALRELAATARAGTLPPERLRGSTFTLNNYGGLGVDGSAAIINHPDVAILGIGRIIERPWVVDGAIVPRRIVQLSLVFDHRVCDGGYAAGFLRRVVELIEHPLRAFGRV from the coding sequence ATGAGCACCCCTGTGAAGACCGCCGCCCGCGTGTTCCGCCTGCCCGACCTCGGCGAGGGGCTCACCGAGGCCGGCCTCGTGCAGTGGCTGGTGGCCGTCGGCGACACCATCACGACCGACCAGGCGATCGCCGAGGTCGAGACCGCGAAGAGCGTCGTGGAACTGCCTTCGCCGTTCGCCGGAGTCGTGATCGCCCTGCACGGCACCCCCGGCGACACCATCGACGTCGGGGCCCCGGTGCTGGAAGTCGCCGACCCCGGAAGCGAGGAGACCGCGTCCGCGCCGGAGACCCCCGCCGCGCAGCCGGAGCACGAGGCGTACCGGCAGGAGGAGCGCGCGGGATCGGGCAACGTCCTCATCGGCTACGGCACGTCCGCGTCGGCCTCGACGGGCCGGCGACGGCGCCCCGCGGCGCCACGCCCCACGCCGGCACCGGCCTCGACAGCGCCCGCACTGGCAGCCCCCGCGACCGCTCCGGCGTCGCCCGCACCGGCCTCCCGCGAGCCCGCGCGACCCGCGCCGGTCGCCGTGCGGTCGCCGCTCGTGCGCCGCCTCGCCCGCGACCTGGGCCTCGACGTGCACGCGATCTCCCCCACCGGAGCGGACGGGGCGATCACCCGCGCCGACGTGCTGCGCGCCGCCGTGGACCACGCCGTGGACGGCGTCGCCGCGGCCCCGGCGCCGACCTCCGCGACCGCTTCCACCGGCGAGATCGACGGCCTCCCGGTCCGCAGCCGCGAGCGCCTGTCCTCGCTGCGCCGTACCGTGAGCGCCCGGCTCGCCCGCAGCCGCTCGGAGATCCCCGAGGCCACCGTGTGGGTCGACGTCGACGCCACCGAGCTCTGGGACCTCCGCGGGCAGATGGCTCCCGACGGCGCGAAGGCCCCGTCGATCACGGCGCTGCTCGCGCGCTTCGTGCTGCTCGCACTGGAGGACTACCCGGTGCTCGCCTCGCGGCTCAGCGACGACGGCTCCGAGCTGATCTCGTTCGACGGCGTGAACCTCGGCGTCGCGGCCGACACCGAACGCGGTCTCCTCGTCCCGGTCGTCGCGCACGCGCACCGGCTCACGGTCGCCGACCTCGACGCCGCCCTGCGCGAGCTCGCGGCCACCGCGCGCGCCGGCACCCTGCCGCCCGAGCGGCTCCGCGGATCGACCTTCACCCTCAACAACTACGGCGGGCTCGGCGTCGACGGCTCCGCGGCGATCATCAACCACCCCGACGTCGCGATCCTCGGCATCGGACGGATCATCGAGCGCCCCTGGGTCGTGGACGGGGCGATCGTGCCGCGTCGCATCGTCCAGCTCTCGCTCGTGTTCGACCACCGGGTCTGCGACGGCGGGTATGCGGCCGGATTCCTCCGCCGCGTGGTGGAGCTCATCGAGCATCCGCTCCGCGCCTTCGGGCGGGTCTGA